The genomic stretch GCTAGAAAACGGTAGCAACATAACATTACATATGTTACGTGCATTGCAGACAATTACATAAAATTCATTGAGAATTCAGTATAATTCTGCATACCCCTGCTCGATTCTCAGGGCCGCACAACCTCTGCTTCTTCTGGAGATACAGATAAGGAAAGCGTGAGGACTGTGCTCAGGACGCCGTCAACAACCTTGGCCATACGCTGATAGTTCAGCGTGTCCGGGGTGTCGCCCGCAGTGTGATAATTATGATTTCTTAAAAAGGCTGTGTCGGTAATCATCACGGCCGGATAACCGTGATGCCAATAATTGCGATGGTCGGAAAAATCCGCACCAAAGAGGATAGGACCTGAGTAACTTACTGTAGGCAGATCAGATGCGCCGTTGAAACAACGCTTGACCGTCTTTGCCAAATGGCGATCCTGCCATCGCCCGACAACGGCAGCGTAGAGGCCGTCCTGAGGATAGGCCAAACGCAGCGCCCATGAGTTATACTCCTGCTGTTCTACAAAATAACCAATCATCTCCAGGCAAAGCATCGCCTTCACGGTGCGTTCCTGCTCAGCTAGGCTACGGGCATGAACAGCACTACCCATCTGTTCTGTTCCGAAAAAAGGCCCTTCTTCCGTCCCATAGGCCACCAACTCG from Candidatus Electrothrix communis encodes the following:
- a CDS encoding M28 family peptidase, whose protein sequence is MKKFLPSGIRILAALAAFLVLICGPVILAVRQPTSVKTPFPTGPRANPDRLRWHVEYLAEDLAPRNYNYPEKLAATVRYLSTGLSVPGAQVSLQPYVAENAAAGHKEQMNIIARFGSKEGPMVIVGAHYDAFGDFPGADDNASGTAGLLELARLLGQREITGNIELVAYGTEEGPFFGTEQMGSAVHARSLAEQERTVKAMLCLEMIGYFVEQQEYNSWALRLAYPQDGLYAAVVGRWQDRHLAKTVKRCFNGASDLPTVSYSGPILFGADFSDHRNYWHHGYPAVMITDTAFLRNHNYHTAGDTPDTLNYQRMAKVVDGVLSTVLTLSLSVSPEEAEVVRP